The DNA segment CATCCGCAACGCTTCAGCAGTAGCAACCATCCCCCAACACTACACCGGTTCGCCATTTCAGCGACAGACCACTAGAAGTCGCTCCCGCCATTACGACCCGCCACTCGCGACCCGCGACCCGGGGACTAGATCCCCAGCAATCTGGCCGCGTTGTCGTACAGCACCCGGCGAGTTAGATCCTCGGACATCTCGAGGCCGTCCCAGTCGCGCAGCCATTTCTCCGGGGTGATGAATGGGAAGTCGGTCCCGAACAGGGTTCGGTCGCGCAGCGGCCCCTGCACCGCAGTCAGAAGCTCCGAACTCAAGTACTTCGGAGACCACCCGGACAGGTCGATCCACACATTCGTCTTGTGCTGCGCCACCGCCAGCGCCTCCGACTGCCACGGCCACGAGGGGTGGGCCATGACGATCTGCAATCGGGGAAACGTCGCGGCGACTTCGTCGATATGCATCGGGTGCGAAAACTGCTGGCGGATTCCCATCCCCCCCGCCGTTCCGGCACCGAGGCCGGTGAACCCGGTGTGCGAGAGGACGATCAGACCGGCCTCCTCGGCGGCTTCGAAGATCGGATGGAACTCCCGGTCGGAGGGCGTGAAACCCTGCGCGGACGGATGGAACTTCAGACCGCGCAGTCCGTCACGGGCAGCCTGGTGAACCGCCGACACCGCCGCCGACCCGCGATGCGGGTCGATCGACCCGAAGCCGATGAATACGTCGGGCGCCTCCGCCACCATCTGCGATACGGTCTCATTACGAAATGCAGGCAGCCCGCTCGCAGTCTGGGCGGACCAGGCAAGCAGCACAGCCACGCCGTCGAGGCGTCGGTAGTAATCGGCTATCTCTTCCGTAGTCATCACCTCGAGGGGGCGCCCGAAGTGCTCGGCGAGTTGATCGAGATACGGAGCGAACGGGCCGTTGAGGAATTCCGCGACCGGCGGATGCACGTGAATGTCGATGAATTTGGTCATCGCCCGGCGCGGAATCCCCTGTTGCGCGCTTCGGGTGGCGTGTCCGGCCCAAACGAGGACAGCAGGTTCCTGGTCAGGAGGTCGTCTGCTTTGACACGATCCTCGAGTTCCGCAAACTGCTCCGCATCGTCGCAGTCGTAGAAAACCATGGTGTCGCGTGTACCGATGTACCGGTACTCCTCGAACCTCCGCAATCGACCCATCTCGTACTCCGTTTCGTCCGCTGAGCTCACGTTACTCGGCGACCGTCTGACAACCTCAGCGGATGGCACTCCAGGGAACCCGGGCTGCCGGGCGCGGAACCGGTTCACCGATCGGGAGGACCCGGGCGGGCGGGATCGTGGGCGCCAGCCGCCAGGGCGGCACCGTCGCAGGCGCCAGCGAGAAATACACGGACACCGCCAGGCGGGTCGCCAGCGCATTGAAGCTAGATGCGGGCGTGCTCACGATAGGTCCCGAACACCTGCTTGAGCCGGTCGACGATCTCGCCCTGTGTTGC comes from the Acidimicrobiia bacterium genome and includes:
- a CDS encoding amidohydrolase family protein, which produces MTKFIDIHVHPPVAEFLNGPFAPYLDQLAEHFGRPLEVMTTEEIADYYRRLDGVAVLLAWSAQTASGLPAFRNETVSQMVAEAPDVFIGFGSIDPHRGSAAVSAVHQAARDGLRGLKFHPSAQGFTPSDREFHPIFEAAEEAGLIVLSHTGFTGLGAGTAGGMGIRQQFSHPMHIDEVAATFPRLQIVMAHPSWPWQSEALAVAQHKTNVWIDLSGWSPKYLSSELLTAVQGPLRDRTLFGTDFPFITPEKWLRDWDGLEMSEDLTRRVLYDNAARLLGI